Sequence from the Nasonia vitripennis strain AsymCx chromosome 5, Nvit_psr_1.1, whole genome shotgun sequence genome:
GGCGAGGAAAAGCCGTCGGCAAAAAGCctcgctcgagagagaaagagaaaaaggaaaaagagagTAAAAGGTGTGCGGAGCGTAGAGAAGACGAGCGAGCGGGGAATATTACACGCGGcggagtgaaagagagaaggagccgCGGCGCGAGATCGGTTTACGATGCACCGCGCGCCCCGCGCGGCCGTTAAACGGTGAAAGTAGGATTTTGACAAAAGGTATATACGCGAGAGAAGCGCGaggatgacgatgatgatgatgcgaCGACGCGCGCGTGATAATTAGCGCGTGACGCGTGGCGACGCCGGAGTGTAACCGATTTTAGCGAGGCCGCCGCTGCGCAGTGATAGTGATACTATTTCGCTATACTGGGCTACTCTTTTTTTGCAACTAGGCGTTGAGAAACAGGTTCGATAGCGTAATTGCAGGTCAGAAACAATAACGATTCGAAATTGCAAATAATTCCCGAGCGCATCTTCATACACCGCAAAGTTACTGTAGTTTTATGAAATACGCGTCAGCCGGTAATTGACTTTACGAGAGGACGTGTAATTACCATTTGGAAATCGTTCGTAAATTTTGCCCCGCTAATTTTTACGTCGCTCGCGTAATTTTAGGGTAaggatttgatttttcgaaTGCGGCCACCTGTTTCGTCTTCTCCGCATCGTAATAACTGTGATTATTCATTAGAGGCAATGAAATGCCGTATTTTACGTAACACCTACTATTATTCGCCAAATCGCAACAGTGCTACGAGAGATGACACCGTAAAAATGAAATTGATTTACGCATCGCAGAcgttatttgtaattttgcgCTGTGCAGGACGCGactaattttcataataaacgcCGTGTGCTCAGCTCTCTCGCCTTGAGCTGGAAAATTAGGCGCGAAGCTTATCGCGCGGCAGCGCGAGTTTACACGTAATTGCGATTTAAATAGTGAGCCGAAGAAAGTGGGACGAGAAAATGCCATCGCCAGTGCGCGCAGTGCCGAAAGAGAAACAGAGACGGAGATGATTTACGATTGCAGCGCTACTGGCCATTGTTCGCTTACCCGGAGAAATTGGTACTTTTTCGTCGTTCTCGCGAGctccattttttttctcctttttctcttaGTATATAAATAGTTCGAGCTTCGAAATTTTTTCCATTTCCTCCTTATCTAGAATGGATGCATGCGAGATTCTGTTTACTCGCGAcgagagaggcgagagaggaagagatgcGCGCGGggcttttgatttttatctgGTTCCTGGAAAGTTTTGACGTTACACTCTGTTAATGCCGAGGAATCGAGAAGAAAGAcatctctctgtctctattcATCTTCCTTGATgttgaaactttattagaCTCGTAAAACTGCGTGACACTTTTCTCGCTGTTGCTGctattgttttctttttgaaagatGTATATTTATCGCTTATCGAAGAAATCCTTACTCGACGACCTTTTTACATAGAGATCCTCAGAGCGTGTAATGTTTTATGCAAAGTCAATTAACCCGATCTCTGAAATCTCGCATAAATTTGGTTAAAGCTGAAACTCGACTATTCACGTGTATACGTAAAGCACACGAGTTATCCTCAATTCACCCTCGGGAAAATGCAAATCCCGCGCATGACGAGCAGTAGAATGCTCGCATTCGAAGCGACAGCCGGAGATTTCACTCGACTTAGAATTTCATCGGCTTGAAATCGGATGCTTTTGGAAAGCACACTGCCTCGcaaagaggagaaaaagaagagcgaACGGGAGGAGAAACTCACACATCTGAATATACGCGATTTGAAGTCCACACGGATGAGAGAGACGACCGCGCGAGAAACTCTCTGGTCAGCCGATGACGAGCAGCGTCAAATGTGTGCAGTGAAACCGTTTTTAATGGACCGCAGTCGGCAACTCATTACACATACTCGCATACATATAGTCGTAGATTTATAGTTCGGATAATACGCTTTTGAGAAACTGGGCGATAGTGCGCGCGAAGCGACGAATCTCGCGAGAAGGAAATTTACGACCGGTGAGCCGCGGAAGCCCTTGTTTTGATGAAAATCTGCCGTGAAATCGAGGATGCGAAATCCGAGAGTGATTAATTGTCATATTAGCCGCTTGTCCGTAATGTCAATTTATCGAGCTGgcgattgaaattttttctccACTCTGGGCTTTCTCTGCGAAATATAGTAATTTCTGTGAAGAAACTTATACTTTACACGTCGAATAAAATTGTCAATTCGGATTTTGATTCTCACGCTCGTCGTACACCGATCTATTAAAACTTCTCATCGAAGCTCCCTGTCATCGCTTAACTATCCTCAGCTATCTCGGCTCCTCATCTCTTCGTTAGAGCCGATATTATAGCCTCGCCAAttaaagtctctctctctctctctctctctctctctctctctctctctctctctctctctctctctctctctctctctctctcttctcgtgTGATATTCCGCGTGAAAACGAAAACGCGCTCGCGATCGAGTTCACtatctctcgcgtgcgcggaGGAAAAAATCGACGCCTGCGGGGAGAATCGAAAACGCGTTCGATTTCCCGGGTAAAAGTATATGCAGTCATTCGCCTCAGATGCAGAATCGCGATAATCggtgcgagcgagagcgaattaGAAAAAGGATATAGCCGCTGCTCTCTCGCGTtttatgtatacatgtatCTATAACGCAGTGCGTCCGGTCGCCTATATAGAATCGCGCTGGTGATTCCGCTAAATATCCGTTTTGCGATTGTGTGCCGAATCACTGGGAAAACGCCATTTACTTTCTATTTCTTGCGAAGAGTATAAGCGAGAGCTGAAAAACTAGCCTACttatcgcgaaaaaaaaattgaaaatcaaacagAAGGCTATAACTCGGCCCCGGTAAAATTCCTCAAAACGATCCACTGTGCACCACCCATCGCGTAACAAGAACAAATAATAGAAAACTCgcaaaaagagagagactgcTGCACTCTCCTATCtgcagaaaacaaaaacatttctccgatgtgtatagcagcacacacacgcattGTAGAGTAACCGGAGCCGAGCCCGCGCGGATATTCGCGCGAGATGTAAAATGGACCGAGTAGGCTGACGGGTGTGCTAGTGTTGGTATAGCAGTACCTAGCCGTagaaacagcagcagcagcagcggtggcggcagtcgcgagcgagcgccgctCTCTCAAAGGTGGGGATCTAGATTAAAAGCAAACGGGGCCAACGTCTCCGGCGCCAGAGCCATCTCGGACCTTGAACAGTCGAGGTCAAGTTCTCCAAGAgtgccgctctctctctctctccctcgtttCGCGATTTCTCACTCGCCACCCTCGCGCGCACGCCGCTGttgttccgcgcgcgcgaaccgTGAGGAGCCGAGgaaactgctgctgctgctgctgctgacacTGTCCTTTGCGTTTATGTAACgactgcgagcgcgcgggaCAAGCTTTGGATTCACGGTCAGGAGCCAGTTGACGGTCAGTGATCTGAGATTCATTTCTAGGGGGTGGTCTCGAGTGTGTTAAGCGACGCTTTTGGAGTGGGTCTTTTGAATGTTTACACGTAGTTTCTTAGCTTGAGTTGATTTCGTTCTTTGGAAAATCGGTTGTGAATCAAGGTGATTAAATTTGCCGGGACTTAACGGAGCGGAAAGATAGAATATAATCTCTAGTAGTGAGTGCGAAAGAGCGCAAGTGAAACGGACAGTcttgaatttaattaatagCTCCGCTTCTATGCATTACTTTCCATCACTTTCTTGCGAGATTAACCAAAACCAGTTCCACCGCCACTTAACTAGAGCACgttcgtaaaataaaaaaaaattttaatttctaaaAACTACACAAATTATCGTAAATTGCAGACCATGCTGCCGAAGGGAGCAGTGTGCTTGCCGCTGCTGGTCCTGTCGATCCTCGCCGTCGCCTCGGCCCAGATCAACACCGGCTCGGCCTCGTCGCGCTTCTATCTGCGCAAGGACCGCCCGCCCGGCGAAAATCGTCGCTCCTTCGACGTCGCCGGTGCCACTTCGGCCCTGAGACGCGAAGCGAGCTTCGATCCCGACGTCCTCAACCGCTTCCTCGAGGAGTACGCCAGTAAGATCAAGAGGACGACCGAGAGATCACCGCCTTACGATGGAGAGGGCGACGAGGTCAAGACTCAGGGCCAGGGACTGGATATGCCGCAGACCGGCGACATGCACGAGAGGAATGCTACCGGACAGGATGGATTCCGCGATGAAACGGTGAGGATCTTATAGTTGTAGAATATCGTTATCGAGAGGATCATACGGGAAACGTAAATCTATCAGGGTGTACAATAATGGATGGTGATTCGagcaattttgatttttgcaCGCGCGAGCGTTTAAAATGCCAAAGTGAAACGAGGCGGAAAAACCGCGttaaaaatgcagaaaacGATGAAGCATTAGCTGTTTAATTCCAGCCTAATGCCTGCGAAACAGGCACTTTAATACCCCTTTAAGTCAAATCGATGAATCGTCTTGATAAGCTTCTCCGCTCTCTCGTCTAATTTATTGCGGTTATAACTCTCCCGCTGGAAATTGCAATGTATGCCCTTTCGCTCGTGACtatttattttcatgtatCAGCGATTCTCGCAGATAAGTACAATCGATCCGCGAGCACGCCGTGCGCGGTCTATGTACAAAGGCAGTAATTTTCTCGTCAGATTGATTCTGATTAAGCTCCTTAAAACacttaaaaaacttttcacCGTTATGCAGAGTTGGATTTTTTCGCGCATTATGAAAGCATCTAATTTGATCCGTCATTGCATTTCAGTGTCATTACGCTTTGATATCGAAtaattaacctatgttttaaTGAAGCCGCTAATCTTAAGGTTAATAATTACTACTAGTGCAGCGATTAGAATATTCTTCTTGTGTAATTATTCGAATTTAATCACGATAGGTGACGCTGAACGACACGACAAAACGGCACAAGTTCTACAATGCTAACTCGCACGAAGACCGCAACAGCGGGTGGGTGACTTTGGAGGCGATACCTTGGTCCAAGAGCAAAATTTCCAAATGGCAAGCCAATCCAACGACTCAGGGACCCTGGCCGGACTCGAAACCCTGGGATAAGCCCAGCTACAACAAACCGCCCTGGAACTCTGACTTTCCAAGACCATCGTCGTCTTACGAgagtagcagtagcagcaagCCTTGGTGAGCTTTTAGTTCGTTTTGTCCAAAAGTGTCGATTCCTCATTAGTTGCGAAGAAAATACTAAACAATGATGTCCTCAGGCAAAACAAGAAGCCGCACTGGCAAGACAACTCACCTGCGTCATCCAACAAGCCTTGGTACTCGCAGGACCGTCCTCGTCCAGGTCAGCAGCAATCGGATCGACCGTCGTACCCGCCGGCGATCGACAAGTACGAGGAAAATCCAAGCCAGGCTCAGAAGTGGCCCCCAGAGCGTCCTTCCTGGGACCGCTACGGAGACTCCTCTCGCCCGTCTTCCGATATCATCACCGACGACGCACCTCCCAACTTCCCCAGCAGCTCCTGGGACAGACCTGGACAGCGGTGAGCTATTATTCATGCTTACGATTACGAGAATTCCTGCATGAATTTCGTTCTAAAAATATCTCTGCAATTTATTCATAGACCGAGTTACACTCACCACACGGAGAGCTACGTGAGCGAGCCATCTGGCTGGCACGACCGCAACGACTTCCCGAGTCACAGCAACAAGttcagcaacaacaacaacagacCCTCCAACGACGGCTATTAC
This genomic interval carries:
- the LOC100678266 gene encoding uncharacterized protein LOC100678266 yields the protein MLPKGAVCLPLLVLSILAVASAQINTGSASSRFYLRKDRPPGENRRSFDVAGATSALRREASFDPDVLNRFLEEYASKIKRTTERSPPYDGEGDEVKTQGQGLDMPQTGDMHERNATGQDGFRDETVTLNDTTKRHKFYNANSHEDRNSGWVTLEAIPWSKSKISKWQANPTTQGPWPDSKPWDKPSYNKPPWNSDFPRPSSSYESSSSSKPWQNKKPHWQDNSPASSNKPWYSQDRPRPGQQQSDRPSYPPAIDKYEENPSQAQKWPPERPSWDRYGDSSRPSSDIITDDAPPNFPSSSWDRPGQRPSYTHHTESYVSEPSGWHDRNDFPSHSNKFSNNNNRPSNDGYYDRPHFSQYQYPSSNEHPSNHPSSGDGQWVLLSTNRGYSKSRQRSIKLDALVSTNTANGAKSKKQATLGSTGEEEEHVPAVTSKRQVRLTVLPSINGTNTTTSHGGLLEVERTFKTVDQSQKEYEMEKSSSNKAPTNVSPLTSGVMINRRPIRNTITGSGGASSSAVLAAVGAGMLPATMAMMIPMMLGRRKRNVAEQRDEADVSFLRLPKEVFEKKQRRRI